A single Chryseobacterium sp. DNA region contains:
- the nusA gene encoding transcription termination factor NusA, with amino-acid sequence MDNIALIESFGDFKDEKGISKIDLMAIIEDSLKTLLRKRFDSDDHFDVIVNPDKGDFQIFLNKTIVEDEMSEDDDLEIEISEAKKIDPTFEVGEDFTMEIPVAQLGRRNILTLKQILATKLQEHNNAMLYEQFRDKIGEIVVGEIHHIRHKHVILLDDEGNEFILPKENQIPSDFFKKGENIRAIVETVDFKGSKPQIIISRTAPKFLEKLLELEIPEIQDGTIILKKVVRIPGEKAKIAVDAYDDRIDPVGACVGVKGSRIHGVVRELRNENIDVIQWSKNPEILVKRALGNVTINKIEINEDTTYALVYTPVEEISKVIGKQGQNIRLASWLTGYEIDVYRESSEDDDVELKEFNDDIEQWILDEFKKVGLTTAKSVLDKETESLLNMVDLEEETIEEVKRILREEFED; translated from the coding sequence ATGGATAATATAGCGTTGATTGAATCCTTTGGTGATTTTAAAGACGAAAAAGGGATCAGCAAGATTGATCTTATGGCAATTATTGAAGACTCACTGAAAACACTTTTGAGAAAAAGATTTGATTCAGATGATCATTTTGATGTGATTGTAAATCCTGATAAAGGAGATTTTCAGATATTTTTAAATAAAACAATTGTAGAGGACGAGATGTCTGAGGATGATGACTTGGAAATTGAAATTTCTGAGGCTAAGAAGATTGATCCGACGTTCGAAGTTGGAGAAGACTTTACCATGGAAATTCCTGTTGCCCAGTTGGGAAGAAGAAATATTCTTACCTTAAAGCAGATTTTGGCTACAAAGCTTCAGGAGCACAATAATGCAATGCTGTATGAGCAGTTTAGAGATAAAATCGGGGAAATTGTTGTAGGGGAAATTCACCATATCCGTCATAAGCACGTGATTTTGCTGGATGATGAAGGGAATGAATTTATTTTACCGAAAGAAAACCAGATCCCATCCGATTTCTTTAAAAAGGGTGAGAATATCAGGGCTATCGTGGAGACGGTAGATTTCAAAGGTTCTAAACCTCAGATTATTATTTCCAGAACTGCACCTAAGTTCCTAGAGAAATTATTAGAGCTGGAAATTCCTGAGATCCAGGACGGAACAATCATCCTGAAAAAGGTAGTGAGAATTCCTGGTGAAAAGGCGAAGATTGCAGTAGATGCTTATGATGACAGAATTGATCCTGTTGGTGCTTGTGTGGGTGTTAAAGGATCCAGAATTCATGGAGTTGTAAGAGAGTTGAGAAATGAGAACATCGATGTAATTCAGTGGTCTAAAAACCCTGAGATTTTGGTGAAGAGAGCTTTAGGAAATGTTACTATTAACAAGATTGAAATCAATGAGGATACGACCTATGCTTTGGTATATACTCCGGTTGAAGAAATCTCTAAGGTAATCGGAAAACAAGGTCAGAATATCAGACTGGCTTCTTGGTTGACAGGATATGAGATTGATGTATACAGAGAGTCCAGCGAGGATGACGACGTTGAATTGAAAGAATTTAATGACGATATTGAGCAGTGGATTTTGGATGAGTTTAAGAAAGTAGGACTTACAACTGCAAAGTCAGTATTGGATAAAGAAACTGAAAGTCTTTTAAATATGGTTGACCTTGAAGAGGAAACGATTGAGGAGGTGAAGCGTATTCTGAGAGAAGAATTTGAAGATTAA
- the rimP gene encoding ribosome assembly cofactor RimP, with product MEFRKRIEELLNEFLETRKDLFLIDLKISAGDDITVILDGDSGVSLQDCLDASRAIEFNMDREEHDFSLQVMSAGLSEPLSTPRQFKKNIGREVEVMLEDSSKIEGELSKADEDKVTLILRYRKPKDIGKGKVDVEEEKEIPYSEIKKAVVVIKF from the coding sequence ATGGAGTTTAGAAAAAGAATTGAAGAATTATTAAATGAATTCCTTGAGACCAGAAAAGATCTGTTTCTTATTGATCTTAAAATTTCTGCAGGGGATGATATTACAGTGATTTTAGATGGAGACAGTGGAGTTTCTTTGCAGGACTGCCTCGATGCAAGCCGTGCAATAGAATTCAATATGGACCGTGAAGAACATGATTTCAGCCTTCAGGTAATGTCAGCAGGGCTGAGTGAGCCGTTATCCACTCCGAGACAGTTCAAAAAAAATATAGGAAGAGAGGTTGAAGTAATGCTGGAGGATTCTTCTAAAATTGAAGGAGAATTGTCAAAAGCAGATGAAGATAAGGTGACACTTATTTTACGCTACCGAAAACCGAAGGATATCGGAAAAGGGAAGGTAGATGTAGAGGAGGAAAAAGAAATTCCTTACTCTGAGATCAAAAAAGCAGTAGTAGTAATTAAATTTTAA
- the rfbB gene encoding dTDP-glucose 4,6-dehydratase, whose translation MKNIIITGGAGFIGSHVVREFVKKNPGITIINLDALTYAGNLENLKDIENEPNYVFEKADITKPEELRKVFEKYNPDAVVHLAAESHVDRSITDPMAFINTNVNGTANLLNLCKEFWTLNPDHTHGRFPDGKRTNLFYHISTDEVYGSLGETGFFLETTSYDPQSPYSASKAASDHLVRAYGNTYGMPFIVSNCSNNYGPNHFPEKLIPLCISNIINERPLPIYGDGKYTRDWLYVIDHARAIHQIFNEAKTGETYNIGGFNEWQNIDLVKELIRQMDAKLGKPEGYSEKLITFVKDRPGHDKRYAIDATKLNKDLGWKPSVTFEEGLGETIDWYLENKEWLENVTSGDYQKYYEKQYN comes from the coding sequence ATGAAAAATATAATCATCACAGGAGGAGCTGGATTTATCGGCTCACACGTTGTAAGAGAATTTGTAAAGAAAAACCCCGGCATTACGATCATCAATCTTGATGCTCTTACCTATGCAGGAAATCTGGAAAACTTAAAGGACATTGAAAATGAACCTAATTATGTTTTCGAAAAAGCAGACATTACAAAGCCGGAAGAATTAAGAAAAGTTTTTGAAAAATATAATCCGGATGCCGTTGTCCATTTAGCGGCAGAAAGCCACGTCGACAGAAGTATTACAGATCCGATGGCATTCATCAACACCAATGTAAACGGTACGGCCAACCTTCTTAATCTCTGCAAGGAATTTTGGACCCTCAATCCGGACCACACTCATGGAAGATTCCCTGACGGGAAAAGAACAAACCTGTTTTATCATATTTCAACAGATGAAGTGTATGGCAGTCTGGGAGAAACCGGATTCTTTTTGGAAACCACATCTTATGATCCTCAATCTCCGTATTCCGCTTCAAAAGCAGCTTCCGACCATTTGGTAAGAGCTTATGGAAACACTTATGGAATGCCGTTCATTGTATCAAACTGTTCAAACAACTACGGGCCTAACCACTTTCCGGAAAAGCTAATCCCTTTATGTATTTCAAATATTATCAATGAAAGGCCTTTACCCATCTACGGTGATGGAAAATACACCAGAGACTGGCTGTATGTCATTGATCATGCCAGAGCAATTCATCAGATCTTCAATGAAGCCAAAACCGGAGAAACTTATAATATCGGAGGATTTAACGAGTGGCAGAACATCGACCTGGTAAAAGAACTGATCAGACAGATGGATGCTAAACTGGGAAAACCGGAAGGTTATTCTGAAAAACTGATCACTTTTGTAAAAGACAGACCCGGACATGACAAACGCTATGCAATTGATGCAACCAAACTCAATAAAGATCTGGGCTGGAAACCATCAGTAACATTCGAGGAAGGATTGGGAGAAACTATTGACTGGTACCTTGAAAATAAGGAATGGCTTGAGAATGTAACCAGCGGCGATTATCAGAAATATTACGAGAAGCAGTATAATTAA
- a CDS encoding UDP-glucose/GDP-mannose dehydrogenase family protein: protein MNITIVGTGYVGLVTGTTLAELGNSVYCVDIDEKKVEGMKNGIVPIYEPNLEEMFLRNIQSERLFFTTNLKEALDKSEVIYLALPTPPGEDGSADLSYVIQVANNIGEMMTGYKVIVNKSTVPVGTADKVREVILSKTNIPFDVVSNPEFLREGFAVEDSMNPSRVVVGASSEKAKEIMSKIYQPFTNTGIPIIFMDEKSSELTKYAANSFLAVKITFMNEIANYCEKVGADVDKVRLGMGSDDRIGHRFLFPGIGYGGSCFPKDVKALIKSGKQENFNFQILEATENVNTAQKVILVSEIEKYFGGNIKGKKIAIWGLAFKANTDDIREASSLDNIALLLEKGAEITAYDTVAESNVQKLIGDKIQYAKGMYDALEEADALFISTEWPEFKNPNFELMGKKMKNKAIFDGRNMYPLEIPEQNGFYYKSIGRKTITK, encoded by the coding sequence TTGAATATAACGATTGTAGGAACAGGTTATGTAGGATTAGTTACAGGAACTACTCTGGCGGAACTTGGCAATTCAGTATACTGTGTTGATATTGATGAAAAAAAAGTGGAAGGTATGAAAAACGGCATTGTTCCCATCTATGAGCCGAACCTTGAAGAAATGTTTTTAAGAAACATCCAATCTGAGAGATTATTTTTCACGACCAACCTTAAGGAAGCCTTAGACAAAAGTGAAGTAATATACCTGGCTCTTCCAACTCCCCCGGGTGAAGATGGTTCAGCAGACCTTTCATATGTCATTCAGGTTGCCAACAATATTGGAGAAATGATGACCGGATACAAGGTCATTGTCAATAAAAGCACCGTACCTGTAGGAACGGCAGACAAAGTAAGAGAAGTCATCCTTTCTAAAACGAACATCCCCTTCGATGTAGTTTCAAACCCTGAATTCTTAAGAGAGGGATTTGCTGTTGAAGACTCTATGAACCCTTCAAGAGTGGTGGTAGGAGCAAGCTCTGAAAAAGCAAAAGAGATCATGTCTAAAATCTATCAGCCATTTACCAATACGGGCATTCCCATCATTTTTATGGATGAAAAATCCTCTGAACTCACCAAATATGCAGCCAATTCATTCCTGGCGGTAAAAATTACCTTTATGAATGAGATCGCCAACTATTGTGAAAAAGTAGGTGCTGATGTAGACAAAGTAAGACTGGGAATGGGAAGTGATGACCGGATCGGCCACAGATTTTTATTCCCAGGAATCGGATACGGGGGAAGCTGTTTTCCTAAAGATGTGAAGGCACTGATCAAATCCGGGAAACAGGAAAATTTTAATTTCCAGATCCTGGAAGCTACGGAAAACGTAAATACGGCACAGAAGGTAATTCTGGTTTCCGAAATTGAAAAATATTTCGGCGGAAACATTAAAGGCAAGAAAATTGCTATATGGGGATTAGCTTTTAAAGCAAATACTGATGATATCCGGGAAGCCTCTTCTTTGGATAACATTGCATTATTATTAGAAAAGGGTGCCGAAATCACAGCGTATGATACTGTTGCAGAAAGTAATGTACAAAAGCTTATTGGTGATAAGATACAATACGCAAAGGGAATGTATGATGCCCTTGAAGAAGCAGATGCCTTATTCATTTCAACAGAATGGCCTGAATTTAAAAACCCTAATTTTGAACTCATGGGTAAAAAGATGAAAAATAAAGCCATTTTTGACGGCAGAAATATGTATCCATTGGAAATCCCTGAGCAAAACGGATTTTATTATAAAAGTATAGGAAGAAAGACAATCACAAAATAA